Below is a genomic region from Actinomadura sp. NAK00032.
GAATCGGCAGATGCTCGACCAGCAGGGAAAGGGTTTCGTGGCGGCAGCGGGTCACGAATTCTCGGTGTCCGCGCTCTCGGACATTGTTTCCAAGAGCGCGATACCTTTTCCCATGATGTCCAGGGCGGCCTCGGTCTGCTTGAGTTTTCTGGCCATGGCGGCGTTCTGCCGCTCCAGCCGCGCCTTCTCCTTGCGCAACTGCTCCAACTCGGCCTGCTCCGGCGTCTTCTCCTTCTTGGCGGCCGGGCGGCTCGTTCCCGCAGCGGTCAGTTCACCGGCGTCGCGCTGCCGGCGCCACAGTTGAACGCTGGACTCATAAAGTCCCTCACGGCGCAGCAGTGCGCCCTTGTCGCCATGCTCGGCCGCGTCGTACTCCTCGACCATCCGCAACTTGTAGGCGGCACTGAAGGTCCGCCGCTTGGGCCGGCCGGTCCGCGGCCCGTCACCGGAAGGAAGATCGTGGCTGGTCATCGTCACTCTGCTCAGTACCCGTTCTCGCCCTGTCTACATCAGCTAGGGAACTTCATCCCCTCGTGTCCCATCTGAGCCTGACACAGAGGGGGCGGGGAGACGGCGGGACGCGCCCGGCTCGCGGCATGGCTGGATGAGGACGCCGCCGCCTACCAACGCGTCCGCGACGATCTCGCCACCGACCGCACCTCCCGGCTCAGCCCCTATCTCAAGTTCGGCTGCGTTTCACCTCGGGAGGTGGCCGAGGCGGGTCCGGACGCCTTCCGCCGCCAACTCCCATGGCGCGACTTCCACCACCAGGTCGCCGCCGCGTTCCCCGCGCTCCCCAGGAGCGACTACCGGCCGCGCGGGCGAGGCTGGAACTGGGACCGCGACGCCCTCGCCGCGTGGTGCGCCGGCATGACCGGCATCCCGATCGTCGACGCCGGCATGCGGCAGCTGCGGAACAAGGGCTACATGCACAACCGCGCGCGCCTGATCACCGCCTCATTCCTCACCCGCGACCTCGGCATCGACTGGCGGGACGGCCTGCGCCACTTCAACGACCTGCTCACCGACGGCGACATCGCCGACAACGCGGGGAACTGGCAGTGGGTCGCCGGCACCGGCAACAGCACCCGGCCCGGTCAGACCATGAACGTGCTCCGTCAGGCGTCCCGCTTCGACCCGCGCGGCGAGTACGTCCGCAGATACGTCCCCGAGCTCGCCGCCATCGAGGACGCCCGCGTCCATCGCCCCTGGACGCTGCCCGACGCCCGCATCGACTATCCGCCACCGATCACCGAGGTCGATCGTCCGGCAAACCTCACTTGAGCGGGTCGTGGCCCCAGTTCATCAGCGAGTAGCGCCACCTGGTGCCGGCGACGTCACCGGACGGGCGCTGGGCGAGGTGCCGATGGACGTACCCATTCACCTTGCGCATGTGCGCGTAGTCATCCTCGCTCAGATCCGCTTTGTTCGTCCGGAGCAACTCGACGATCCGGCGTCCGGACGCGTGGCCCGTCGATTCTGCACCGCCGTCCTTCTGGCCAGCCGACTTCGACTCGTCGGTATCCAGCCACCGCTCCAGTTCCTTGGCCGTCATGTTCACGGCCTTGCCGAACTCGGCCGCTGCCTCCTCGTCGGTGCTCACTTCGAGCCTTTGCGTTTGCGCAGCGCCGAGCCCTTGTGCACGGCCTTCTTACCGCTCTTTTCGCTCCGCACCACGTATTGCGGTTCCTCGGGCGAGGCCGCGACGGTGCGGCCGGCCTCCTCACGGCGGTCGGTGACCTTCTTCTCCACCCGGCCCTCGGCCGTGGAGCCGTGGCTTCGCCAGGTGACCTCGTCGCCCACCGCGGGTTCCTTCTTCTTGTCTCCCATGCGCGTCGCGATACCCGTCCCTGGGCGCGGGTAGTCACCACGAAAGACCCGGCCAACGAGGGATTGACATGCTTTCAGAATCCACTGCCGAACGTTTTGAGTTCGCTTTCGACCGCCGCTTGGCCCGTCCGTTGTCACTGCTGGGAATCCGGCCGGACACTAGCCATCTCATGCTCGACTCATCCCGGTTGGAGATCCGCTTCGGTCCCTGGACGGTGCGGACGACCCTGGACAACGTGGCCGGCACCGAGATCACCGGCCCGTACAGCGCCTGGAAGGTCATCGGCGCGCGCATGTCGATGGTCGACCGCGGGCTCACGTTCGGCACCAGCACCGAGCAGGGAGTCTGCATCCGCTTCCATCAGCCGGTTCGAGGCTTGGAGCCGACCGGCCTGCTGCGCCATCCGGGGCTGACCCTCACCGTCGCCGATCCGTCCACGGTCGCGCGCCGCTTGCAGGAGGTTGCGGCGGCCGCGCGGTAGCGCACCCGGCGGATGGCTCAAGGCAGGTCGGCCAGGACGGCTTCGGCGGCTCGCCGTCCCGAAACCAGGGCGCCCTGGGCGGATCCGGTGTCGCGGTGGTCACCGCAGACGTACCGGCTGGGACGCAACCGCACCGGACGCCGCAGCGGCAGAGGCGGCGGCATCGCCGACCGCAGGTCCAGGGCCATGAGGTCGAGGACGCGCCGGCCTCCGGGTAGGCGGTGTTGAAGACTGGAAGCCTTGGTCGAGGCGGAAGCCCTCGACGACGTCCGTGCGCATCCGGCCGCCGATTCCGTCCGACGCCTCGGGCATTCGCACCGGCACACCGGCCTCGTGCAGTCGCACCGCGCAGGCAAGCCCGGACAAACCCGCCCCCACGACGATCAGGCCATCGGACACCTGCCCCACCCCCGCCTTCCGTTGTGGCCGGATTCCGCCCGTCACAATGCCCGCCATGGACGCGCCCACCCCGGCCGACGGAGGCGGCGCCATCGGAACTGTTCATGGTGGGCAAAAACCATCTCAGGCGCGCTTGTGCAGGTCAGAGCGGGGTACGGGCGGACCGACCAAGGGGGAGAAATGATCAACTCACTACACAAGATGGGCATCCGGTCCAATTTCATGTACACGGCGGGCATCATCTCGGTCGGCCTGTCGTTCGCCTCCTGGGCGGCGTCCAAGCAGCTTGAGGACGCGGGCCTGGAGCGCGCCGACCGGTGGGGCATCTTCGTCGGCGAATGGGCCCCGACCTTCTTCGCCATGGGCATCGCCCTCCGGATGGAGGAAACGCGGGACCAGGCCGTACGCGAGGCGTCTGGGCGGCAGGGGCCGGTAGACGAAAGGGTCTCCGCGTCGCAATCCGCCGCCATGCGGTAAATCGCGGCGAACCCCCAGCCCGGCCACGCCTCCACGCACCGTGCAACCGATCGGCCGCCCGGTTCCGAAGAACGGTGCAGAACCTTTGGGACGACGATGGAGGAACAGTGCACTCCCGACATCGTGTGCATGGTCCGCGCGGCGGGCGCTGATGGCGGCGAGCGGTCCGGTCGTCGTGATCGGGGCAGGCCTGTCCGGGCTGTCGGCAGCGATCCATCTCGCAGCGCGGGGCCGTGAGGTCGTGGTGGTCGAGGCCCGTGACGAACCGGGTGGATGCTGCGGATCGGCGTACGCCCGCGCCTACCGGTTCGATACGGGCCCTTCGGTGCTGACCATGCCCCAGGTGCTGGCGGACACGTTCGGCGCGGCGGGCGAGGACATGGAGAATCTGCTGCCGCTCCGGCGCCTGGACCCGTTCTACCGGCTGTCCTTTCACGACGGCTCACAGTTGGACGTGGTGGCGGGCGCGCAGCGGATGGCCGAGAACGTCCGCGCCCTGTGCGGGCCGGAGGAGGCGGCCCGGTACCTGCGGTTCCGGCGGCGGCTCGGGGCGATGTTCGAGGCCGAGTGGTCGTCGTTCATCGACGCGGACATGACCCGGCTGCGCAGCATGGCCCGTCCGATCGCGCTGCTCAGGCTGGCGGCGGCGGGCGGGTTCCGGCGCCTGGACCGATTCGTGGCGGGTCAGTTGACCGACGAGCGGCTCATCAGGGCGCACACGTTCCAGGCGCTGTACGTCGGGCTGCCTCCCGCCAAGGCACTGGCCATCTACGCGGTCGTCGCGCACATGGACACTGTCGGCGGGGTGTACTTCCCCGCGTCCGGCGGCATGCACGCCGTCCCGCGGGCATTGGCCGCCGTGGCCGAGAAGGCGGGCGCCGTGATCCGGTACGGGGTGCGCGCCGAGCGGGTCGAGACGGATTCCTCCGGGGTGGCGGCGGTGCGGCTAGACGGCGGCGAGCGGCTAGCCGCCGGGGCGGTCGTGGTCGCCTGCGACCTGGCGGAGGCCCATCGGGGCCTGCTGCCCGGCGCGGCAGGCGACTGGCGGCTGCGCCGTTCGCGGTACTCGCCGTCCTGCTTGGTCATGCACTTCGGAATCGATCGCCGGGAGCCCGGACAGGCGCACCACACGCTGCACTTCGGCCGGGAGTGGGCCGGTGCCTTCTCGGCCCTGGCCGCCGGGCGTCCGCAACCCGATCCGAGCCTGCTGATCACGTGCCCCGAAGTGGACGGTACTGCGGCACCGCCCGGCCACGGCACGCTGAGCGTTCTGGAACCCGCCCCCAACACGGCGAGCGGAGCCGACTGGGATGTTCTCGGGCCGCTGCTGGAGCAGCGCCTGCTCGGCCGCCTGTCCGACCTCGGCTACGGCGACCTGGCGGCGGCGCCGCGGCGGACCTTCGATCCGCGGGTCTGGGCCCGCCTGGGCCATTCGGCGGGCACACCGTTCGCGCTGGATCACCGGTTCACCCAGACGGCCTGGTTCCGGCCCGCCGGCCGCAGCCGCCGCGTCGCCGGCCTGCATTTCGCGGGGATGTACACCGCGCCCGGTGTGGGCGTCCCACCGGCTCTGATCTCCGGGCGGCTCGCCGCCGCCCGCATCCTGGAAGGCCGCCGATGACGCTGACCGCGAGCTATGAACACTGCCGCCGGCTCAACGCCCGCCACGGGCGCTCCTTCTATCTGGCGACCCTGCTGCTGCCGGCGTGGAAGCGCAGGCATGTGCACGCGCTGTACGGCTTCACCCGCCACGTGGACGACATCGTGGACGCGTGCGGCGAAACGGCCGCGGACCCCGGCGGACGAGCCGGCGCGCTCGACGCGGTGACCCGGAGGCTCACCGCGAGCCTGGCGGGCGAGGCGATCGCCGACCCGGTGCTGCCCGCCTTCGTGCACACCGTCCGCTCCTTCGGCATCGAACGCACCGACGTCGACGCCTTCCTGCGGTCCATGCGTGCCGACCTCACCGTCACCCGGTACGGCACCTACGACGACCTGCTGGTGTACATGGAGGGCTCGGCCGCCGCGATCGGGCTGATGATGCTTCCCGTCCTGGAGACGGTGCCCGGCGCCGCGCGGCCGGCCCGCGAGCCCGCACGCGAGCTGGGACGGGCGTTCCAGCTCACGAACTTCCTGCGGGACGTCGCCGAGGACCTGGCCCGCGGCCGCGTCTACCTGCCGCAGGAGGACCTCGCCAAGTTCGGGGTCACCGAGGACGACCTGCACGGCGGCGGCCGCGGACGGGCGCTGCGCGAACTGGTGGCCTTCGAGGCCGACCGCGCCCGGGACCACTACCGCCACGCCCTCGACGGCGTGGAACTGCTGGCCCCGTCGTCCCGCCCCTGCATCCGCGCCGCGTACCAACTGTACGGCGGCATCCTGGACGAGATCGCCGCGGCCGGCCACGACGTGCTGACCGCGCGGGCCCGGGTGCCGCGCCGCCGCCGGGCCGCGATCTTCGCGCGGCACCTGCTGGCCGCCTCCGCCGCCGGCCGCGCCGAACGGCGGCAGCCCGCCGGGGGCGGCCTGAGATGAGCGGGGCGGCGCGCCCGGTGGTGCTGGACGCGATGGGCGGCGATCACGGGCCGGCGGAGACGGTACCGGGAGCGCTGACGGCGCGTCGCGGCCACGGCGTCCCGGTCCTGCTCGTCGGGCGGGCCGATGAGGTGCACCGCGAACTGCGGCGGCACGGCGGCGCCGGTGAAGTCGAAGTCCGGCACGCCGACGACGTGGTGCCGATGGCCGAGCGCGGCTCGGGAGCCGCCGCACGGCGGGATTCGAGCCTCATGGTCGGGTGCGCCCTCGCCCGGCAGCGGGGGGCGTCGCTGGTCTCGGCGGGGTCCACCGGTGCGATCGTGACGTGCGCGGTCCGCGCCTTCGGCCGGCGGGAGGGCGTGCTGCGCCCGGCGCTGGCCGTGGCGCTGCCGACGCTGGCCGGGTCCACCGTGCTGGTCGACGCCGGCGGCACCGCCGACCCCACCGCGGAGATGCTCGCGCAGTTCGCCCTGCTGGGCGTCTCCTACGCGCGCAACGTCCTGGGCGTCGCCGACCCGTCGGTGGGGCTGCTGTCCATCGGCACCGAGCCGGGGAAGGGCAATCGGCTCGTCCGCGAGGCCGCCGAACTGCTGCCGGGCCTGCCCGTCCGCTTCCACGGCAACGTCGAAGGGCACGACGTGCTGGCCGGAACGGTCGACGTGGTCGTGACGGACGGTTTCACCGGCAACGTGGTGCTGAAGAACATCGAGGGCTGCGTCCGGACGACCCTGGACATGGTCGCCGAAGCCGGTATCGCCCCGCCCGGACGGCTGGCGGAGATCGCCCGGCGCTACGCGGCGGACACGCACGGAGGCGCCGCCCTGCTCGGGCTGACCGGCACGGTCGTCGTGGCGCACGGCACTTCACGATCCGCCGCCATCGCCCGGGCGTGCGTGGTCGCGTCCGAGCTGGGCGCGGACGACAAGCCGGTGCCAGCGGACGACCGCGCCTCCGTCGGGCCGGTCGCGTGAGGTGCTCACCGCGACCGGTGGGCGTGCAGCGGGTCGTGCCCGTCCCAGGTGCCCCGGCTCGCATGGGGAATGAATCGGGCGAACAGCTCCTCGGCGTACCAGTCCTCGCCGCGCACGCGGTCGATGACGGTGCGGTGCGCGTCCGTCCGGTAGGCGAACCGCGCGATCGCGTTCTCGTCCCGCCACAGCGAGAAGGTCGCCTGCCTGGCCAGCGGCCACTCCCCCGCCCCGATCGAGGCCAGGCAGCCGTCCTGGCGGCGCAGTTCCCGGTCCACTCCCGGCACCGACCGATAGAAGCCCACCATCCGGCTGGGACGGATCGACGCCCTGGTCAGCACGGCCACCGGCCCGTCGCCGGCCTTCCGGGCCGGTGCGGCGGCGAAGGGGTCGCGTCCGCCCCAGCGGCCGCGGGAAGCCAACGGCGCGAGCCGGACATGCCACGCCTCTTCGGCCTCCTCCCGCCACCGCCCGGCCACCGGCGAGCACGCGAGGAAATCCTCCAGCGCGGCCTCCTCGTCCCACACGGCGAACAGCGCCCAGCGGCGCAGGTCGGCGCCCAGGCTCATGGACCGGCCGCGGCCCGTGCCCAGCAGCCGCCAGAACGACAGCCCGCCGGTGCGACGCAGCAGCGGCCGGTCGAACGCCATGTGCCGCATGGCGTCCAGACCCGCGTACCTGATGAGGTGGAACGAGGCGATGACCTTGGAATCGGCGACCCTGGTATCGGTGGCTCCCGTGCTCGGCTCGGCCATCGGCGGCTACCTGCTCGGCTCGGTGCCCGTCGCGGTGCTCGTCGGACGCGCCCACGGCTTCGACCCGCGCGACGTCGGCGACCGCAACCCCGGCTTCTGGAACATGATGGAGCAGCTCGGCTGGAAGGCCGCCGTCCCGGTGTTCGCCGGCGACATGCTCAAGGGCACCGCGGCGGGTCTGGCCGGGCTGGCCGCGGGCGGCGGCGAGACCGGCATGCTCGGGACGGTCAGCGGCGCGAGCGTCCTGCCCGTGTACGCGGCGGTCGGCGGCGCGATGGTGGGGCACGCCTGGCCGCTGTTCGCGGGACGGCGGGGCGGCCGCTCCATCCTCACGTTCGCCGGCGGTTTCGCGGTGATCTGCCCGCCCGCCTTCGCGGTCGGCGTCGCGCTGCTGACCGGGGTGAGCCTGACCTCGCGTTCGTTCGCCCGTGGCACCCGCGCGGCGGTCTTCTCCCTGCCGGCGCTGCAACTGCTCTTCGCGCCCGCCGAGCACGTCGCGGCGACCGGGGCACTGATGTGCCTCATCGGACTGCGCTTCGGTCAGGCCGCCGTGGCGGAGCGCCGCGCCTGACCGCCGGCCGGCCGTAGGTCCGGCCCCGCCAGGTGCGCGCCGGCCACAGCACCGACCACGTCAGGCGCACCGCCATCGGCACGTCGAGGAACGGCGAGATCGCCAGGCCCATGCCCGGACGTGCGTAACTGCCGCGCAGGGCCGTTGCAAGGAGCAGCCGCTGGACGAGCAGGCCGAGGTCCAGCGGAGTCGGGCGGCCCGTCACCAGCCGGACCGTCGGCAGAGCGAGGGTCAGCCAGACGACCGCGAGATCGGCTGCCAGCCACCCGTTCCCGGTCACGTCCCGCAGCGCGATCGATCGTCCCCACTCGCGCCACACCTCGGCAGCCGACGCGTGCATGTCGACGTCCAGCAGGGCGCCGGCGTCCCGGAAGGCGATCCGCCAGCCGTCCCGCGCGAGCAGCCGACCGAGGGCGACGTCGTCGGTGAGGTGGCCGCGGACCCGCGCGAACCCTCCGGCCCGCAGCATCGGGTTTTTGCGGAAGGCCATGCACTGGCCGTTGAGCAGGAGCCGCTCCGGGGACGCGGCGGCCGGGCCGATCGGCCCGAAGCGGTAGACGAGACCGGCCAGGAACGAGGCGTGCAACGCCTGCTCGGCCACGCCGTCACAGATGAACCGCGGCCCAGCCGACACCAGGTCGGACGTGTCGAGCAGCGCGACGAGCTCCGCGCACAACCCCGGCTCGGGGCGCGTGTCGGCGTCCAGCAGCACCACGATCGGTCCCGCGGCGGCGCGCACGCCCTGGTGCAGCGCCCACTGCTTGCCGACCCAGCCGTCCGGCAGCGGCGCCCCGGAGACGACCCTGGCGCCCAGCCGCGCCGCGAGCCGTGCCGTGCCGTCCCGCGACCCGTCGTCCACGACGATCACCTCGGACACGTCGGGGTCCACGAGCAGGGGCCGCACGCAGCCCTCGATCCGCAGCTCCTCGTCACGCGCCGGGATCACCACTGACACCGGCTGCGGCGGCGGCCCGGAGCGGCCGGGGACGAAGGGCGCGGGACGGTTCCGGCCGCGCGCCAGCCGGGTGGCCGCCACCCCTGCGGCCACCGCCTGGAGCGGCGTGAGCCGTCTCATCCGGCCCGCGCCCCCACTGGAAGGTCCTGCTCGACGAGCGAGGCCACGATCCGGCCGCCGAGCGCGACCAGCGGCAGCCCGCCGCCCGGATGCACCGACCCGCCCACCAGGTACAACCCGCGCCGCGGCCCCCTGTTGCCCGGTCTGCGGAATGGCGCGAACGCGCCCCGGTAGGCGGTCCCGTAGATGGCCCCGCCCCACGCGCCGTACTGGTCGCGCAGGTCGGCGGGTGTGAAGGACTCCACGAACCGCAGCCTCCCCGACAGATCATGCCCGCGGCGCGCCAGCCGCTCTAGGACCAGGTCGCGGTAGGCGTCCGGGGTCATCGGCCAGCGCCCCGGATCACCGGCCGGGACGTTGACCAGCAGCACCCAGTTCTCCGCCCCGGCCGGCGCCTGCGACGCGTCGTCCACCGCCGAGCAGCCGATGTAGACCGTCGGGTCCTCCGGCGGGACGCCGCGTTCGAAGATGTCGCCGAACTCCCGCCGGTAGTCGGCCGAGAAGACAACGGAATGGTGCGGCAGCCCGTCGGTGCGTCCGTCCACTGCGGCGAGCAGCAGGAACGCCGACGAGGACGGGCCCAGGCGGCCGATCCGGCGCAGCCTCCGCCGATCCGGCAGCAGCCGGCCGTACAGGGCCGCGGCGTCGGCGTTCACCACCACCGCATCGGCGCCCACACGCTCCCCCGACTCCAGCGCCACGCCAGAGACCGCCGACCGGTCGGCGACCACCTCCGCCACCTGGCTGCCGGTGTGGACCTCGACGCCCGCCTCGATCAGCAGACGGGTCAGGTCGTCGGCGAGCCGGGACAGCCCGCCCGGCACGTACCAGCCCCCGTCGCCGTGCTCGATCGCCGGGACGCAGCCGAGCGCGGCCGGTGCCCGATAGGGGCTCGACCCCGCGTACGTCGCATACCGGCCGACGTACTGGCGCAGCCGCGGGTCGCGGAAGAACCGGCGGGCCAGGCCGTCCAGCGTCCGGCCCGGCGCGACCGCGACAAGGTCACCGATCCGCGCCCGCTCGGGCCGGCGGCCCAACGGCCCCGCGAAGAACGTCCGCCGCGACGCGTCCAGGCAGCGCGCGGCCCACCCGTAGAAGGCGCGCCACGCCTCCCCCTCTCCCGGAGCCAACCGCTCGACCTGCGCCGCCATCCGGGCTGGATCGCGGTAGGCGCGCAACTCCGACCCGTCGGCGAAGCGGTAGCGGCACAGCTCGTCCAGCTCCACCAGCTCGCGCCGGACGCCCAGCTCCCGGAAGATGCCCGGAAGGGTTAGCAGCGACGGCCCCACCGAGAAGGCGAACCCGTCACGCTCGCGCTCGGCCAGCTTCCCGCCGAGCCGGTCCAGCCGCTCGTACAACCCGACGTGGTGGCCGCCCCTCGCCAGCAGCAGCGCGGTGACCATCCCGCCGACCCCGCCGCCGACGACGATCACCTCGGCCATCCACGCCTCCACGCCAGGACAGCGAACGTCCCCATCGCCGCGCCGCCGGCCACGGCCACCCCCCGGTCCGGCGGCTCGAACACCGCCGCGAACGCCAGCGTCTCCATCACCGTCATCACCCCGTAGATCGCGACGAGCCCCCCGGACGCGGCCGCCGCGCACCGTCCGACGATCACGTCGATCACCCCCATGACCAGCAGCGACACCACCAGCCAGCCCGCGAAATTGCTGATCGGCACGCCCCGGTACGGCCCCTCGTCCGCCCACTTCCACAAGCCCAACCGAAGCATCTGCGGATCCAGGAACAGATCCCACGCCGTCAACGCCAACGCCCCCGCCACCCACCGCTTGAGCCCGCTCTCCCGAACGATCGCAGTGGCGACCGCGTGCGCCGCCAGCCCCATCCCGCCCCACGCCGCCGCCACGATCACCGGCACGCCACCCAGCTGGGGCCGCAACAGCGACGTATACGAGTACTCCCCGAACGGAAAACCCGCGCGGACACCGATCCACTCCGCCGTATAGCCGACGGCCATCGCGGCGCCGAAGGCCCCGACCGCGCGGCCGGGCCCGTCCCGTCCCGCGGCGAACGCCACGGCGCTCCCCGCCAGCAGCACCACGACAACGCCCGTCAACCGGATCGGCTCAGGCCGCACCCC
It encodes:
- a CDS encoding carotenoid biosynthesis protein gives rise to the protein MVVAQVLSGVRPEPIRLTGVVVVLLAGSAVAFAAGRDGPGRAVGAFGAAMAVGYTAEWIGVRAGFPFGEYSYTSLLRPQLGGVPVIVAAAWGGMGLAAHAVATAIVRESGLKRWVAGALALTAWDLFLDPQMLRLGLWKWADEGPYRGVPISNFAGWLVVSLLVMGVIDVIVGRCAAAASGGLVAIYGVMTVMETLAFAAVFEPPDRGVAVAGGAAMGTFAVLAWRRGWPR
- a CDS encoding glycerol-3-phosphate acyltransferase yields the protein MAPVLGSAIGGYLLGSVPVAVLVGRAHGFDPRDVGDRNPGFWNMMEQLGWKAAVPVFAGDMLKGTAAGLAGLAAGGGETGMLGTVSGASVLPVYAAVGGAMVGHAWPLFAGRRGGRSILTFAGGFAVICPPAFAVGVALLTGVSLTSRSFARGTRAAVFSLPALQLLFAPAEHVAATGALMCLIGLRFGQAAVAERRA
- a CDS encoding spheroidene monooxygenase — translated: MAEPSTGATDTRVADSKVIASFHLIRYAGLDAMRHMAFDRPLLRRTGGLSFWRLLGTGRGRSMSLGADLRRWALFAVWDEEAALEDFLACSPVAGRWREEAEEAWHVRLAPLASRGRWGGRDPFAAAPARKAGDGPVAVLTRASIRPSRMVGFYRSVPGVDRELRRQDGCLASIGAGEWPLARQATFSLWRDENAIARFAYRTDAHRTVIDRVRGEDWYAEELFARFIPHASRGTWDGHDPLHAHRSR
- a CDS encoding transposase, producing MTSHDLPSGDGPRTGRPKRRTFSAAYKLRMVEEYDAAEHGDKGALLRREGLYESSVQLWRRQRDAGELTAAGTSRPAAKKEKTPEQAELEQLRKEKARLERQNAAMARKLKQTEAALDIMGKGIALLETMSESADTENS
- a CDS encoding FAD-dependent oxidoreductase; the protein is MALDLRSAMPPPLPLRRPVRLRPSRYVCGDHRDTGSAQGALVSGRRAAEAVLADLP
- a CDS encoding DUF2945 domain-containing protein; translated protein: MGDKKKEPAVGDEVTWRSHGSTAEGRVEKKVTDRREEAGRTVAASPEEPQYVVRSEKSGKKAVHKGSALRKRKGSK
- a CDS encoding NAD(P)/FAD-dependent oxidoreductase; translation: MAEVIVVGGGVGGMVTALLLARGGHHVGLYERLDRLGGKLAERERDGFAFSVGPSLLTLPGIFRELGVRRELVELDELCRYRFADGSELRAYRDPARMAAQVERLAPGEGEAWRAFYGWAARCLDASRRTFFAGPLGRRPERARIGDLVAVAPGRTLDGLARRFFRDPRLRQYVGRYATYAGSSPYRAPAALGCVPAIEHGDGGWYVPGGLSRLADDLTRLLIEAGVEVHTGSQVAEVVADRSAVSGVALESGERVGADAVVVNADAAALYGRLLPDRRRLRRIGRLGPSSSAFLLLAAVDGRTDGLPHHSVVFSADYRREFGDIFERGVPPEDPTVYIGCSAVDDASQAPAGAENWVLLVNVPAGDPGRWPMTPDAYRDLVLERLARRGHDLSGRLRFVESFTPADLRDQYGAWGGAIYGTAYRGAFAPFRRPGNRGPRRGLYLVGGSVHPGGGLPLVALGGRIVASLVEQDLPVGARAG
- a CDS encoding phosphate acyltransferase; amino-acid sequence: MSGAARPVVLDAMGGDHGPAETVPGALTARRGHGVPVLLVGRADEVHRELRRHGGAGEVEVRHADDVVPMAERGSGAAARRDSSLMVGCALARQRGASLVSAGSTGAIVTCAVRAFGRREGVLRPALAVALPTLAGSTVLVDAGGTADPTAEMLAQFALLGVSYARNVLGVADPSVGLLSIGTEPGKGNRLVREAAELLPGLPVRFHGNVEGHDVLAGTVDVVVTDGFTGNVVLKNIEGCVRTTLDMVAEAGIAPPGRLAEIARRYAADTHGGAALLGLTGTVVVAHGTSRSAAIARACVVASELGADDKPVPADDRASVGPVA
- a CDS encoding DUF3140 domain-containing protein, yielding MSTDEEAAAEFGKAVNMTAKELERWLDTDESKSAGQKDGGAESTGHASGRRIVELLRTNKADLSEDDYAHMRKVNGYVHRHLAQRPSGDVAGTRWRYSLMNWGHDPLK
- a CDS encoding phytoene/squalene synthase family protein — its product is MTLTASYEHCRRLNARHGRSFYLATLLLPAWKRRHVHALYGFTRHVDDIVDACGETAADPGGRAGALDAVTRRLTASLAGEAIADPVLPAFVHTVRSFGIERTDVDAFLRSMRADLTVTRYGTYDDLLVYMEGSAAAIGLMMLPVLETVPGAARPAREPARELGRAFQLTNFLRDVAEDLARGRVYLPQEDLAKFGVTEDDLHGGGRGRALRELVAFEADRARDHYRHALDGVELLAPSSRPCIRAAYQLYGGILDEIAAAGHDVLTARARVPRRRRAAIFARHLLAASAAGRAERRQPAGGGLR
- the crtI gene encoding phytoene desaturase family protein — its product is MAASGPVVVIGAGLSGLSAAIHLAARGREVVVVEARDEPGGCCGSAYARAYRFDTGPSVLTMPQVLADTFGAAGEDMENLLPLRRLDPFYRLSFHDGSQLDVVAGAQRMAENVRALCGPEEAARYLRFRRRLGAMFEAEWSSFIDADMTRLRSMARPIALLRLAAAGGFRRLDRFVAGQLTDERLIRAHTFQALYVGLPPAKALAIYAVVAHMDTVGGVYFPASGGMHAVPRALAAVAEKAGAVIRYGVRAERVETDSSGVAAVRLDGGERLAAGAVVVACDLAEAHRGLLPGAAGDWRLRRSRYSPSCLVMHFGIDRREPGQAHHTLHFGREWAGAFSALAAGRPQPDPSLLITCPEVDGTAAPPGHGTLSVLEPAPNTASGADWDVLGPLLEQRLLGRLSDLGYGDLAAAPRRTFDPRVWARLGHSAGTPFALDHRFTQTAWFRPAGRSRRVAGLHFAGMYTAPGVGVPPALISGRLAAARILEGRR
- a CDS encoding FAD-binding domain-containing protein, with product MAEAGPDAFRRQLPWRDFHHQVAAAFPALPRSDYRPRGRGWNWDRDALAAWCAGMTGIPIVDAGMRQLRNKGYMHNRARLITASFLTRDLGIDWRDGLRHFNDLLTDGDIADNAGNWQWVAGTGNSTRPGQTMNVLRQASRFDPRGEYVRRYVPELAAIEDARVHRPWTLPDARIDYPPPITEVDRPANLT
- a CDS encoding glycosyltransferase family 2 protein, whose translation is MRRLTPLQAVAAGVAATRLARGRNRPAPFVPGRSGPPPQPVSVVIPARDEELRIEGCVRPLLVDPDVSEVIVVDDGSRDGTARLAARLGARVVSGAPLPDGWVGKQWALHQGVRAAAGPIVVLLDADTRPEPGLCAELVALLDTSDLVSAGPRFICDGVAEQALHASFLAGLVYRFGPIGPAAASPERLLLNGQCMAFRKNPMLRAGGFARVRGHLTDDVALGRLLARDGWRIAFRDAGALLDVDMHASAAEVWREWGRSIALRDVTGNGWLAADLAVVWLTLALPTVRLVTGRPTPLDLGLLVQRLLLATALRGSYARPGMGLAISPFLDVPMAVRLTWSVLWPARTWRGRTYGRPAVRRGAPPRRPDRSAVR